The sequence TGTCCGCGCGGCTCAGGCGCTCGAAGCCGCGCACTCGATCGCCCGGGGTGCCGTACTCGTAGGGCAGGTTGTGGTCCACCCACAGGATCAAGTCCTCGGGAGACTCGTCCAGCCCGAGCACGGAGTCTCGCGCACGCCGCGCGTCCCCCGATCGAAAGATCTCTTCCAGGGCCGTGAAGATGGTCCGCTCCCGATCCCGGTTCCCCAGGGCTGCCGTCGCATCGCCGTGCAGCTCCTTCCTCCCGGTCGCGAGGGATTCCAGGTCGTTGACCGCGGAGCGCAGGTCGCCCTGGGAGCGCTCGATGACGAAGTCCAGGACATCCTCGTCGACCTGGATGTCCTCCTTGCGGGATACATCCCGAAGTAGACTTTTCATGGCGGCCCTGTTAACACGTTGGAATTTAATGGTCCGGCATGAACGCCTCAGGGACGAGGACCGCCGGGTCAGGGCGTAGTAGTCGTTCGCGATGAGGACCACAGGCTGCCGCGTGTTCTGGATCAACCTCACGATGGCCGCGATCCCTCCCTTGTCCTCCCGCCCGAAGACGTTGTCGGCCTCGTCCAAGATGATGAGCTTCCTCCCGCCCTCTTGGGTCTGCAGGAACTCGCCGGTGGGTGAGAAGGTCTGCAGGACGGAGCCGCGCGTCGCGGTCCGCTCGATCGCCTCCGCGTTGCGGCTGTCCGAGGCGTTCATCTCGATGACCGCCCAACCCATGTCCCGCCCAAGCGCCAGTGCGGCGGTCGTCTTCCCGATTCCCGGGTCCCCCTGCAGGATCACCGCCTTCTTGTCCGGCCTTCCCCGGACCCAACCGTCTGCCCACCTCCGCAATTCGGCGACCGCGGCGGGATTCCCGACAATCCCGTCGAGGGTGGTCGGTCGGTACTTCTCGACCCAGGGGATCATGGAGGTTCGACGGAACGCCCTCCCGCCTGATAACTCTTGCAGCGGGGTGGCGGAAACCCCGTTTTTTGCATCAAGCTTGGAAAAGTATAGCTGTATCCGGACTGTAATGCAAATTATACGTTTGTGCTATACTCAACTTTGGATGACTATTTCTGTCCATCGTGATTTGCAGACTCGTACAGATCGCAGAGCTCGGTCAGGAACTCGTCGTAGGTAGCCCGAAACTTCAGCCGGTACAAGCGATCCCGCGTCGACGGGCTCAACTGGATTGTCGTGATGTCCTTGACACGCTTTGCCACGGATGCTCGCCGAATCCATAGTTCTATGCGTGCGTATAGAACTATGTGTTGTCAAGGCGGGAAACCGCGGGCTCCCGTTTACATACGGACTACCGAACGTAAACGGCACGGAAGCCCGAAAGTGGGTCGTTTCTCCCTGGTTTTGCGACACGGACACGGGTGGCCCCCGCGCGGATCCTCCCAGGCAACCCGTTCTGCAAGCCGACGAGGAA is a genomic window of Thermoplasmata archaeon containing:
- a CDS encoding replication factor C large subunit translates to MIPWVEKYRPTTLDGIVGNPAAVAELRRWADGWVRGRPDKKAVILQGDPGIGKTTAALALGRDMGWAVIEMNASDSRNAEAIERTATRGSVLQTFSPTGEFLQTQEGGRKLIILDEADNVFGREDKGGIAAIVRLIQNTRQPVVLIANDYYALTRRSSSLRRSCRTIKFQRVNRAAMKSLLRDVSRKEDIQVDEDVLDFVIERSQGDLRSAVNDLESLATGRKELHGDATAALGNRDRERTIFTALEEIFRSGDARRARDSVLGLDESPEDLILWVDHNLPYEYGTPGDRVRGFERLSRADIYLGRVRRRQDYGLWSFARELMSAGVATARRDRPRGGQLGFPQYLLQMSRSRGMRMARNSLAKKLGHYLHTSSAVVLNDILPAFKGLFSGDEELRVQMTAMLGLDGKELAYLLDEAEDSHPVKHLLERASRVEGAHKAAESGRSGLANFEETRDED